A genomic region of Bacillota bacterium contains the following coding sequences:
- a CDS encoding SDR family oxidoreductase translates to MIDFNLEGKVALVTGGSRGMGLEIARNMLAQKAKVAICARKQEGLDRAGAELGGADNLLMVPAHIAREDEVDNLFGKVKEHFGRLDILINNVGMNIMTSSVTDIDYSLWKKIIDSNLNGTYLCAVHASRIMKEQKAGKIVNISSIAGSRASAGMGVYGVAKAAIEMLTRVLAAELADDGILVNAVAPCMVKTDFSRPFWSDPALLEEIERTIPLCRIAEPEDIVKVILFLSSEASDFITGQTITVDGGAMAI, encoded by the coding sequence ATGATCGATTTCAATCTTGAAGGAAAGGTAGCCCTGGTAACCGGCGGTAGCCGGGGGATGGGCCTGGAAATTGCACGCAACATGTTGGCACAGAAGGCGAAAGTGGCTATATGTGCGCGGAAACAGGAAGGCCTGGATCGCGCCGGAGCAGAATTGGGGGGCGCTGACAATTTGCTCATGGTCCCTGCACATATTGCCCGGGAGGATGAGGTGGACAATCTCTTTGGCAAGGTGAAAGAACATTTCGGCCGGCTGGATATCCTGATCAACAACGTGGGCATGAATATCATGACCAGTTCTGTAACCGACATCGATTACTCCCTCTGGAAAAAAATCATCGACTCGAATCTTAACGGTACCTATCTCTGTGCAGTGCATGCCTCCAGGATCATGAAGGAACAGAAAGCAGGGAAGATCGTCAATATTTCTTCCATAGCCGGCTCGAGGGCCAGCGCGGGAATGGGGGTTTACGGGGTTGCCAAGGCGGCGATAGAGATGCTGACCAGGGTCCTGGCAGCCGAGCTCGCCGATGACGGCATTCTTGTCAATGCCGTGGCTCCATGCATGGTAAAAACTGATTTCAGCAGGCCATTCTGGTCCGATCCGGCCTTGCTGGAGGAAATCGAAAGAACGATACCCCTTTGCAGGATTGCTGAACCGGAGGATATCGTCAAGGTGATCCTCTTCCTCTCCTCGGAGGCATCGGACTTCATTACCGGGCAGACCATCACTGTGGATGGCGGCGCCATGGCAATCTAG
- a CDS encoding UPF0280 family protein, translating to MKAVRNYREMIRHGGMRSFTVKIKETDLWVAFDADHDLDCCRLAEDTREYLRRCRLDLENYIGKYPEFGRTLQPYPVGENEEVPPIVQRMIMAGNAAGVGPMAAVAGAFAEGVGEFLLRRTRNVIVENGGDIFLKTERPCKVGIHAGDSPLSGRVGVEIPPGDTPAGICTSSGTVGHAFSMGKADAAVVFSPSTPLADAAATALGNAVKDKECLEEALHFVSAIKGVTGALVICEDRLAAWGKIKLC from the coding sequence ATGAAGGCTGTACGAAATTATCGTGAGATGATCCGGCATGGCGGGATGAGATCATTCACGGTAAAAATAAAGGAAACCGATCTCTGGGTAGCTTTCGATGCCGATCATGATCTCGATTGTTGTCGGCTGGCCGAAGACACCAGGGAGTATCTCCGGCGGTGCAGGCTGGATCTGGAGAACTACATCGGCAAATACCCGGAGTTTGGAAGAACTCTCCAACCCTATCCGGTTGGTGAAAATGAAGAAGTTCCCCCCATTGTGCAACGGATGATCATGGCCGGAAATGCCGCCGGAGTCGGACCGATGGCCGCGGTGGCAGGAGCCTTCGCCGAGGGGGTAGGAGAATTCCTTCTTCGAAGGACACGTAACGTGATCGTGGAAAACGGCGGCGATATATTTCTCAAGACAGAAAGGCCTTGCAAGGTCGGCATCCATGCGGGGGATTCGCCGCTGAGTGGCAGAGTGGGTGTGGAGATTCCACCCGGTGATACCCCCGCGGGAATATGCACCTCGTCGGGGACAGTGGGCCATGCTTTCAGTATGGGGAAAGCAGATGCCGCCGTGGTGTTTTCGCCCTCCACCCCTCTGGCCGATGCAGCGGCCACGGCCCTCGGCAATGCGGTCAAGGATAAAGAATGCCTGGAAGAAGCTCTCCATTTCGTGAGTGCAATAAAAGGTGTCACGGGTGCGCTGGTGATTTGTGAAGACAGGCTGGCCGCCTGGGGCAAGATAAAACTCTGTTGA